In Deinococcus misasensis DSM 22328, a single window of DNA contains:
- a CDS encoding glycoside hydrolase family 64 protein: MSIPKRMVFLAGLTLALAACGQQTPMPFEKAQQPLEIAQNATDYTQGVSVSGNIATLWFKSAVNTSWVDVHYRINNGGQQNFRMTYNTSTARYEKTVTVSTGNVLDYNFTYNNGTPAYDTPVFSYTVGGTTPPPPPPPTSGGSIGSIPASSIPAPTGTGVMTFKVMNGTNGAYTDSQIYWGVLGINPANGRWSYLDRNGILQPISNALNDAAGHLTKNGINYANIYSRISDASWVSLPRITSGRMFLCVGGPCYIKTFDTGFAGPDVNNPTDPNRNIYFDFVEFTVDATGYHGNTTRVDGFGFPIQHRLVNRAGNYDRTVGELESETRSGLFSKYQAEVPAEFRHLATLQAPYRIVAPIFGDFKAGGAQANYFASYVNQYWTTTPTKPTTQEIFLCNGNAANAQACAAVNRHIYQNPGAWNTPSQYYLSGPANYYAKFWHQHSISALAYGFAYDDVNQQAAYLEVGDPKGLIIRVGW, from the coding sequence ATGTCGATTCCCAAACGAATGGTCTTTTTGGCGGGCCTCACTCTGGCCCTTGCTGCTTGTGGACAACAAACCCCGATGCCTTTTGAGAAAGCTCAACAGCCTTTGGAAATTGCACAAAATGCAACCGACTACACCCAGGGGGTCAGTGTTTCTGGCAACATTGCCACCCTCTGGTTCAAGTCTGCAGTGAACACCAGTTGGGTGGATGTGCATTACCGCATCAACAACGGCGGGCAACAAAACTTCCGCATGACCTACAACACCAGTACAGCCCGCTATGAAAAAACGGTCACGGTGTCCACTGGAAACGTGCTGGATTACAACTTCACCTACAACAATGGAACCCCAGCTTACGACACCCCCGTGTTCAGTTACACCGTGGGAGGGACCACTCCGCCACCACCTCCTCCACCCACCTCTGGAGGGTCCATTGGATCGATTCCGGCCTCTTCCATTCCTGCCCCCACAGGCACTGGTGTGATGACCTTCAAAGTCATGAACGGGACCAATGGAGCTTACACGGACTCGCAGATTTACTGGGGGGTGCTGGGCATCAACCCGGCCAACGGAAGATGGAGTTATCTGGACCGCAATGGCATTTTGCAGCCCATTTCCAATGCGCTGAACGATGCTGCAGGCCACCTGACCAAAAACGGCATCAATTACGCCAACATCTACAGCAGAATCAGCGATGCGAGCTGGGTCAGCCTCCCGAGAATCACCTCTGGACGCATGTTCCTTTGTGTGGGAGGCCCTTGCTACATCAAGACCTTTGACACTGGATTTGCTGGTCCTGATGTCAACAACCCCACCGATCCCAACCGCAACATCTACTTTGATTTTGTGGAATTCACCGTGGATGCCACGGGCTACCATGGCAACACCACCAGAGTGGATGGTTTCGGTTTCCCCATCCAGCACCGTCTGGTGAACCGTGCAGGAAATTATGACCGCACCGTGGGAGAACTGGAATCCGAGACCCGCTCTGGGCTGTTCAGCAAGTATCAGGCAGAGGTGCCTGCAGAGTTCCGCCATCTGGCCACCCTGCAAGCCCCTTACCGCATCGTTGCCCCAATCTTTGGAGACTTCAAAGCTGGAGGTGCTCAGGCCAATTACTTCGCCAGTTATGTGAACCAGTACTGGACCACCACCCCCACCAAGCCCACCACACAGGAAATTTTCCTCTGCAATGGCAATGCTGCCAACGCACAGGCATGTGCAGCTGTCAACCGTCACATTTATCAGAACCCTGGTGCATGGAACACCCCATCCCAGTACTACCTGTCTGGTCCTGCAAATTACTACGCAAAGTTCTGGCACCAGCACAGCATCTCCGCTCTGGCCTACGGTTTTGCCTATGACGATGTGAACCAGCAGGCTGCTTATCTGGAAGTGGGAGATCCCAAAGGACTCATCATTCGGGTGGGTTGGTAA
- a CDS encoding potassium/proton antiporter: protein MTNLAILIAALLVILSIVSSKLSGRLGIPGLLLFLIIGMVAGSEGPGGIDFSDYSITQFVGIIALVFILYSGGLDTHWKETKPILRRGIVLATFGVLVTTAIAGYAAMILFQIPLLHALLMGAVVASTDASAVFSVLKERALDLKGSIKPLLEFESGSNDPMAVFLTIGLIELIKHPEHPWYSIIPEFIQEMAIGGIMGLVLGRFAVLLFNRTNLMFDGLYSVLSLGIALLVYGLTAVAGGSGFLAVYLAAIVIGNSEFIHKKSVIQFHDGISWLMSIGMFLILGLLVFPSQLLSVAVPALILSLVLMFVARPISVYLSTLFSKMPWNEKHMVSWVGLRGAVPITLATFPLLAGVEHSQTIFNAAFFIVLSSIMVQGTSLPMVARWLKVGSKAAPGSHMPLDYTPTGHNKNDLSEVVIPPNSPIHGLRLVDAHLPVEALVVLIFRDGDYVIPRGSTELKSGDILQILGSKVAIEQVKEMLKPAN, encoded by the coding sequence ATGACCAACCTTGCCATTTTGATTGCTGCCCTGCTGGTGATCCTCAGCATTGTTTCCAGCAAACTTTCCGGACGTCTGGGCATTCCCGGACTGCTGCTCTTCCTGATCATCGGGATGGTCGCAGGCAGTGAAGGACCCGGAGGCATCGATTTCAGCGACTACAGCATCACCCAATTTGTGGGCATCATTGCTCTGGTGTTCATTCTGTATTCCGGGGGTCTGGACACCCACTGGAAAGAGACCAAACCCATTTTGCGAAGAGGGATCGTGCTGGCCACTTTTGGTGTATTGGTCACCACAGCCATTGCTGGTTACGCCGCCATGATCCTGTTTCAAATTCCCCTTTTGCATGCCCTTTTGATGGGGGCCGTGGTGGCCTCTACTGACGCATCCGCAGTGTTCAGTGTGCTCAAAGAGCGGGCTCTGGACCTGAAGGGCAGCATCAAACCCCTGCTGGAATTTGAGTCTGGCAGCAACGACCCCATGGCGGTTTTTCTGACCATCGGCCTGATTGAGCTGATCAAGCACCCCGAGCACCCCTGGTACTCCATCATCCCCGAGTTCATTCAGGAAATGGCCATTGGAGGCATCATGGGACTGGTGCTGGGCCGGTTTGCGGTGCTTTTGTTCAACCGAACCAACCTGATGTTTGATGGGTTGTACTCGGTGCTGAGTCTGGGCATTGCACTGCTGGTTTATGGTCTGACGGCTGTGGCAGGGGGCAGTGGATTTCTGGCCGTTTATCTGGCAGCCATTGTGATTGGCAACAGCGAGTTCATCCACAAGAAAAGCGTCATTCAATTCCATGACGGCATTTCATGGTTGATGAGCATCGGAATGTTCCTGATTCTGGGACTGCTGGTCTTCCCTTCCCAGTTGCTGTCTGTGGCGGTTCCCGCTCTGATCCTGTCTCTGGTGCTGATGTTCGTGGCCCGACCCATCAGCGTTTACCTGAGCACGCTGTTTTCCAAAATGCCGTGGAACGAGAAGCACATGGTTTCTTGGGTGGGATTGCGTGGAGCAGTGCCCATCACTCTGGCGACCTTTCCCTTGCTGGCAGGGGTGGAGCACTCCCAGACCATTTTCAATGCTGCATTCTTCATTGTGCTGTCTTCCATCATGGTGCAGGGAACCAGCCTTCCGATGGTGGCACGGTGGCTGAAGGTGGGCAGCAAAGCCGCGCCGGGCAGCCACATGCCTCTGGACTACACACCCACCGGCCACAACAAAAATGACCTTTCTGAAGTGGTGATCCCCCCCAACTCACCCATCCACGGTTTGCGTCTGGTGGATGCCCACCTGCCTGTAGAAGCTCTGGTGGTCCTGATCTTCAGGGATGGAGATTACGTGATTCCCAGAGGTTCCACGGAACTGAAATCCGGCGACATCCTGCAAATTCTGGGATCGAAGGTGGCCATCGAGCAGGTCAAAGAAATGCTCAAACCAGCAAATTGA
- a CDS encoding DUF1622 domain-containing protein encodes MEEMFKTALETLSFITEAIAGLVIGVAIVQATWSVLKIMVSRKPSDRAKEDVRLHLARWLAVGLEFTLAADIIRTAIAPTWDEIGKLATIAALRTVLNYFLEREIQSDLRQERKEVEGFQQAKPGN; translated from the coding sequence ATGGAAGAAATGTTCAAAACAGCACTGGAAACCCTCTCTTTCATCACTGAAGCCATTGCAGGTCTGGTGATCGGGGTTGCCATTGTGCAGGCCACATGGTCTGTTCTGAAAATCATGGTGTCCAGAAAACCTTCAGATCGGGCCAAGGAGGATGTCAGGCTGCACCTTGCAAGGTGGCTTGCGGTGGGTCTGGAGTTCACTCTGGCTGCAGACATCATTCGCACCGCCATTGCACCCACCTGGGATGAGATCGGGAAACTGGCAACCATAGCAGCCCTGAGAACCGTATTGAATTATTTTCTGGAACGTGAAATCCAGAGCGATCTCAGGCAAGAACGCAAAGAGGTGGAGGGCTTCCAGCAAGCAAAACCGGGAAACTGA
- a CDS encoding zinc-dependent alcohol dehydrogenase: protein MKALVWQGVNRVGIETVPDPQILQPTDAIVKVTSTAICGSDLHLLDGYVPSMVHGDILGHEFMGEVVEVGSEVKKIKVGDRVIVPFPISCGHCWYCQQGLTSLCDNSNPNFKLAETMWGHSPAGIYGYSHITGGYAGGQAQYARTVFADTNLFKVPDHLSDDQLLFLTDIFPTGYMAAENCNITPGDTVAVFGCGPVGQFTIRSAFLLGAEQVIAIDRFPERLDLARQAGAITLNYEQEDVFEKLKILTGGRGPDSVVDAVGMEAHGNGLMGVADAVKQTTRLLETERPHALRAAIMACRKGGTVSVPGVYGGLGDKIPLGSLMNKALTMHTGQTHVHRYLDKLLQHILNGDIDPSVIITHRMPLDDAPQAYKIFKHKHENCIKCVLDPWADHSQHADEAPKDTTEPVQQ from the coding sequence ATGAAGGCTCTGGTCTGGCAAGGGGTGAACCGTGTGGGCATTGAAACGGTACCGGATCCCCAGATCCTGCAACCCACCGATGCGATTGTGAAAGTCACCTCCACTGCGATCTGTGGATCGGATTTGCACTTGCTGGATGGATACGTCCCGAGCATGGTGCACGGCGACATCCTCGGGCATGAATTCATGGGTGAAGTGGTGGAGGTCGGCAGCGAAGTCAAGAAAATCAAAGTGGGGGACAGGGTGATTGTGCCGTTCCCGATCAGTTGTGGTCACTGTTGGTACTGTCAGCAAGGTTTGACTTCCCTGTGTGACAACAGCAACCCCAACTTCAAACTGGCAGAAACCATGTGGGGACACTCTCCAGCAGGGATTTACGGGTATTCCCACATCACTGGCGGATATGCCGGAGGTCAAGCCCAGTACGCCCGCACGGTCTTTGCAGACACCAACCTCTTTAAAGTGCCGGATCATCTTTCCGATGATCAGTTGCTCTTTTTGACCGACATCTTCCCCACAGGTTACATGGCTGCCGAAAATTGCAACATCACGCCCGGAGACACTGTGGCGGTGTTCGGATGTGGTCCGGTGGGACAGTTCACCATCCGCAGTGCCTTCTTGCTGGGTGCAGAACAGGTGATCGCCATTGACCGCTTCCCAGAGCGTCTGGACCTTGCCCGTCAGGCCGGAGCCATCACCCTGAACTACGAGCAGGAAGATGTCTTTGAAAAGCTGAAAATCCTGACCGGTGGCCGTGGCCCGGACAGTGTGGTGGACGCTGTGGGCATGGAAGCCCACGGCAACGGACTGATGGGTGTTGCCGACGCCGTCAAGCAAACCACCCGCTTGCTGGAAACCGAGCGCCCTCACGCCCTCCGTGCAGCCATCATGGCCTGCAGAAAAGGGGGAACCGTCAGTGTGCCCGGCGTTTATGGTGGATTGGGAGACAAGATTCCTCTGGGTTCCCTGATGAACAAGGCCCTGACCATGCACACCGGGCAAACCCACGTCCACAGGTATCTGGACAAACTGTTGCAGCACATCCTCAATGGAGACATTGACCCTTCGGTGATCATCACCCACCGGATGCCTCTGGATGATGCCCCGCAAGCCTACAAAATCTTCAAGCACAAGCACGAAAACTGCATCAAATGCGTGCTTGATCCATGGGCAGACCACTCGCAGCATGCAGATGAAGCTCCAAAAGACACTACAGAGCCTGTTCAGCAGTAA
- a CDS encoding SRPBCC family protein, giving the protein MTALKPNTRRISDQNASPAERIVFGSLGAGLILLSLKRTGRMKALLGMGGALMVSSAAMGKSPYNGLLKIRRTESNDIKVDKAVTIGVSVEEIYGFWRKLENLPRFMSHLETVEEKDEKLSHWVAKAPAGTHVSWDAEILEDVPNERIAWRSVEGSIVPNEGYVEFKAAPQGRGTEVKVSLIYHPPAGTLGAGVARLFGEEPSQQIEHDLRRLKRLLEVGLEPTTDGQSSGRKGGIAQGIAQMFDSRRTS; this is encoded by the coding sequence ATGACCGCATTGAAACCCAACACCCGGCGCATCAGCGACCAGAACGCCAGTCCTGCTGAACGCATCGTTTTTGGCAGCCTTGGGGCAGGTTTGATCCTGCTCAGTTTGAAACGCACCGGACGCATGAAAGCCTTGCTTGGCATGGGTGGTGCCCTCATGGTGTCCAGTGCCGCGATGGGCAAAAGCCCTTACAATGGCCTGCTGAAAATCCGTCGCACCGAAAGCAACGACATCAAAGTGGACAAAGCCGTCACCATTGGGGTGTCGGTGGAAGAGATCTATGGTTTCTGGCGCAAACTGGAAAACCTGCCCCGGTTCATGAGCCATCTTGAAACCGTAGAAGAAAAAGACGAAAAACTGTCCCACTGGGTCGCCAAGGCTCCGGCAGGCACCCATGTTTCATGGGATGCCGAGATTCTGGAAGATGTGCCCAACGAGCGCATTGCCTGGCGTTCTGTGGAAGGTTCCATCGTGCCCAACGAAGGCTACGTGGAATTCAAAGCTGCCCCTCAGGGCCGTGGCACCGAGGTCAAGGTCAGCCTGATTTACCATCCGCCAGCAGGCACTCTGGGTGCAGGTGTGGCCCGCCTGTTTGGTGAGGAGCCTTCCCAGCAGATCGAACATGACCTGCGCCGACTGAAACGTCTCTTGGAAGTGGGCCTCGAACCCACCACCGATGGTCAGTCCTCTGGTCGCAAAGGTGGGATTGCTCAGGGCATTGCCCAGATGTTTGACAGCCGGAGGACCTCATGA
- a CDS encoding heavy metal translocating P-type ATPase — MQNTRTLPSVNNPKPMLDAGTRRGFLLTGLTLLGLLIGWIFKDIQWLSYTGYTLAFLTGGIPAAREAISELVKERKLDVDLLMVLAALGAASIGEARDGAILLFLFSLSNTLQDWAMGRTKRAIEALMDLNPDGATLRRNGSVVWMKLEDIQPGDVLIVKPGERIAADAKLLQGQTSVDESPITGESLPIDKQVGSLLFSGTVNLNGSIEAEVIKPAGESTLAKLIELVEKAEHEKSPTETLAEKWESPYATVVLISVPVVFAVLHYLFNLPIGDAWYRAMTFMVVASPCAVVISTPAVMLSAMAASARAGVLFKSSAALEVLGRVKTIALDKTGTLTHGKMRLTDVQHVAGNETENWQGIHALETHSEHPVAVAVVQHVKSLSLTSGSELQNTEAVPGYGIQGNLQGQIFWAGTRKMAERMNAPLSAEQETTLTQWENQGKSTIIYGVGSQVRVLLGVADTLREDAREMIHELDQLGVKTVMLTGDRTGVAQEIARQVGLSDFRAELLPEHKLDVIKSLPAPNAHVGDGVNDAPALNAASIGISLASGTDIAMESADVVLMNGDLTRLSGAVKLARKANQTVVFNLVFAFSIIVVVGILSIFGKVPLPLGVIAHEGGTVFVVFMGLRLLTQRLKSR, encoded by the coding sequence ATGCAAAACACCCGGACTCTACCCTCCGTGAACAATCCAAAACCCATGCTGGACGCCGGAACACGCAGGGGTTTCCTGCTCACTGGCCTGACTTTGCTGGGTTTGCTCATCGGTTGGATTTTCAAAGACATTCAGTGGCTTTCTTACACAGGTTACACGCTGGCCTTCCTGACCGGAGGGATCCCCGCAGCCAGAGAAGCCATCTCTGAACTGGTCAAAGAACGCAAGCTGGACGTGGACCTCCTGATGGTGCTTGCGGCTCTGGGGGCTGCCAGCATCGGAGAAGCCAGGGATGGAGCCATTTTGCTGTTCCTGTTCAGCCTGTCCAACACCCTGCAAGACTGGGCGATGGGACGCACCAAACGGGCCATCGAAGCCCTGATGGACCTCAACCCGGATGGGGCCACCCTCCGCAGAAACGGCTCAGTGGTCTGGATGAAACTCGAAGACATCCAACCCGGAGATGTCCTGATCGTCAAACCCGGCGAGCGCATCGCAGCAGACGCGAAACTCCTGCAAGGCCAAACTTCCGTAGACGAAAGCCCGATCACTGGAGAAAGCCTTCCCATCGACAAACAGGTGGGCAGTTTGCTGTTCTCTGGGACGGTCAATCTGAACGGTTCCATTGAAGCAGAGGTGATCAAACCTGCTGGAGAGAGCACCCTTGCCAAGCTGATCGAACTGGTGGAAAAAGCCGAGCACGAAAAAAGCCCCACCGAAACCCTTGCAGAAAAGTGGGAAAGCCCTTATGCCACAGTGGTCCTGATCAGTGTGCCTGTGGTGTTTGCAGTGCTGCATTATCTGTTCAATCTGCCCATCGGAGACGCATGGTACCGGGCCATGACTTTCATGGTGGTCGCCAGTCCCTGTGCGGTGGTCATCAGCACCCCCGCCGTGATGCTCAGTGCCATGGCTGCCAGTGCCAGAGCAGGTGTCCTCTTCAAATCCAGTGCGGCTTTGGAGGTGCTGGGCCGGGTCAAAACCATCGCTCTGGACAAAACCGGAACCCTGACCCACGGCAAAATGCGCCTCACCGATGTGCAGCATGTGGCAGGCAACGAAACCGAAAACTGGCAGGGCATCCATGCTCTGGAAACCCACAGTGAACACCCTGTGGCTGTGGCCGTGGTACAGCACGTCAAAAGTCTGAGCCTGACCTCGGGCAGTGAACTGCAAAACACTGAAGCAGTGCCTGGATATGGCATTCAGGGCAACTTGCAAGGTCAGATTTTCTGGGCCGGAACCCGCAAAATGGCCGAACGCATGAATGCTCCGCTTTCTGCTGAGCAGGAAACCACCCTGACCCAGTGGGAAAATCAGGGCAAAAGCACCATCATTTATGGTGTCGGCAGTCAGGTGCGCGTGCTCCTCGGGGTGGCCGACACCCTGCGCGAAGATGCCCGAGAAATGATTCACGAGCTGGATCAATTGGGTGTGAAAACCGTCATGCTGACCGGAGACCGTACAGGGGTCGCTCAGGAAATTGCCCGGCAGGTGGGCCTTTCAGACTTCCGTGCTGAACTCCTCCCAGAGCACAAACTGGATGTGATCAAATCGCTTCCAGCCCCCAATGCCCACGTGGGAGATGGGGTCAACGATGCCCCAGCCTTGAATGCTGCCAGCATTGGCATTTCGCTGGCCAGTGGCACAGACATCGCCATGGAAAGCGCCGATGTGGTCCTGATGAACGGCGACCTGACCCGCCTCTCTGGAGCCGTCAAACTGGCCCGCAAAGCCAACCAGACTGTGGTTTTCAATCTGGTGTTTGCTTTCTCCATCATTGTGGTGGTGGGAATCCTGAGCATCTTCGGCAAAGTGCCGCTTCCTCTGGGTGTGATTGCCCACGAAGGGGGAACAGTCTTTGTGGTGTTCATGGGTCTCAGGCTTTTGACCCAGAGGTTGAAGTCAAGATAA
- the acnA gene encoding aconitate hydratase AcnA — MAKNLFGAREVLTEQNGQKLYYYRLDKLKELGHDISRLPFSIKVLLESVLREANDYDVTQDDVKNVANWKPQNEEIEIPFKPARVILQDFTGVPAVVDLAAMRTAMVKMGGDPKKINPLIPVDLVIDHSVQVDEFGSDLALIKNMELEFERNNERYEFLRWGQQAFDNFGVVPPASGIVHQVNLEYLAKGVQDRPEDDGVVVFPDSLVGTDSHTTMINGLGIVGWGVGGIEAEAVMLGQPIYMLMPEVVGFKITGALPEGATATDLALTVTEILRKTNVVGKFVEFYGPGLSNMTLQDRATIANMAPEYGATIGFFPVDDEALRFLRRTGRLEDEVELVEKYHKAQGMFRTDDLEDPIFTQSIELDLGTVKPSLAGPKRPQDRVNLDDMASVFNHALTAPVKERGFELSEEKLDAKGTITGTDIQIGHGAVTLASITSCTNTSNPSVLIAAGLVAKKAVEKGLTSKPWVKTSLAPGSRVVTEYLNAAGLQQYLDLIGFNTVGYGCMTCIGNSGPLPERIVDAIQEADLVAASVLSGNRNFEGRINPHIKANYLASPPLVVAYALFGTVAKDIATEMIGLGKDGNPVYLKDIWPTTQEIQDIMDQTINAEMFRKVYEGIEKSNQMWNNIPITEGELFEWDEDSTYIQNPPFFEGLAGEPGPIQPIEGGRLLLKLGDSVTTDHISPAGSFKGNTPAGKFLMAAGVEPKDFNSYGSRRGNDRVMTRGTFANIRLKNQLAPGTEGGFTTYFPTGEVTTVYEASEKYKASGTPLVVVAGKDYGMGSSRDWAAKGTFLLGVKAVIAESFERIHRSNLVGMGVLPLQFKSGENAESMGIQGDEIFDFDIPEDLKPRQDIKVRLTDKEGNKREIIVTCRIDTPVEIDYYRNGGILQTVLRQLLKSGVQA, encoded by the coding sequence ATGGCGAAGAACCTGTTTGGCGCTAGAGAAGTGCTCACCGAACAAAACGGTCAGAAACTCTACTACTACCGCCTCGACAAACTGAAAGAACTCGGGCATGACATTTCCCGTCTGCCCTTCTCCATCAAAGTCCTGCTGGAAAGCGTCCTCAGAGAGGCCAACGATTACGACGTCACCCAAGACGACGTGAAAAACGTGGCCAACTGGAAGCCCCAGAACGAAGAAATCGAAATCCCCTTCAAACCTGCCCGCGTGATCCTTCAGGATTTCACCGGGGTGCCTGCCGTCGTGGACCTTGCTGCCATGCGCACCGCCATGGTGAAAATGGGCGGCGATCCCAAGAAAATCAACCCCCTGATTCCTGTGGATCTGGTCATCGACCACTCCGTGCAAGTGGACGAGTTCGGCTCTGACCTTGCCCTGATCAAGAACATGGAACTGGAATTCGAGCGCAACAACGAGCGTTACGAGTTCCTCAGATGGGGCCAGCAAGCCTTCGACAACTTCGGTGTGGTTCCCCCTGCTTCCGGCATTGTGCACCAGGTGAACCTGGAGTACCTCGCCAAAGGCGTCCAAGACCGTCCCGAGGACGACGGCGTTGTGGTGTTCCCTGACTCTCTGGTCGGCACCGACTCCCACACCACCATGATCAACGGTCTGGGCATCGTGGGCTGGGGCGTGGGTGGCATCGAAGCCGAAGCTGTGATGCTCGGTCAACCCATCTACATGCTGATGCCTGAAGTGGTGGGCTTCAAAATCACCGGTGCCCTCCCCGAGGGTGCCACCGCCACCGACCTTGCCCTGACCGTCACCGAAATCCTGCGCAAAACCAACGTGGTGGGCAAATTCGTGGAGTTCTACGGCCCCGGTCTGTCCAACATGACCCTGCAAGACCGTGCCACCATCGCCAACATGGCCCCCGAGTACGGTGCCACCATCGGCTTCTTCCCTGTCGATGACGAAGCCCTGCGCTTCCTGCGCCGCACTGGTCGTCTGGAAGACGAAGTGGAATTGGTGGAGAAATACCACAAAGCGCAAGGCATGTTCCGCACCGACGATCTGGAAGATCCCATCTTCACCCAGAGCATCGAACTGGACCTCGGCACCGTCAAGCCTTCTCTGGCTGGACCCAAGCGCCCTCAGGACCGCGTGAACCTCGATGACATGGCTTCGGTGTTCAACCACGCCCTGACCGCTCCCGTCAAAGAGCGCGGCTTCGAACTGAGTGAAGAGAAACTGGACGCCAAAGGCACCATCACCGGAACCGACATCCAGATCGGCCACGGCGCAGTGACCCTTGCCTCCATCACCTCCTGCACCAACACCTCCAACCCCAGCGTGCTGATCGCTGCCGGTCTGGTGGCCAAAAAAGCCGTTGAAAAAGGCCTCACCAGCAAGCCCTGGGTGAAGACCTCTCTGGCCCCTGGAAGCCGCGTGGTGACCGAGTACCTGAATGCTGCTGGCCTGCAACAGTACCTTGACCTGATCGGCTTCAACACCGTGGGTTACGGCTGCATGACCTGCATCGGCAACTCCGGTCCCCTTCCCGAGCGCATTGTGGACGCCATTCAAGAAGCCGACCTCGTGGCCGCTTCTGTGCTCTCTGGCAACCGCAACTTCGAAGGCCGCATCAACCCCCACATCAAAGCCAACTACCTGGCCTCCCCTCCCCTCGTGGTGGCTTACGCCCTGTTCGGCACCGTCGCCAAGGACATTGCCACCGAGATGATCGGTCTGGGTAAAGACGGCAACCCCGTGTACCTGAAAGACATCTGGCCCACCACCCAGGAAATTCAGGACATCATGGACCAGACCATCAATGCCGAAATGTTCCGCAAGGTCTACGAAGGCATCGAGAAGTCCAACCAGATGTGGAACAACATCCCCATCACCGAAGGCGAACTGTTCGAGTGGGACGAAGACTCCACCTACATCCAGAACCCCCCCTTCTTCGAGGGTCTTGCTGGTGAGCCCGGTCCCATCCAGCCCATCGAAGGTGGACGCCTGCTGCTGAAACTCGGGGACTCCGTGACCACCGACCACATCAGCCCCGCAGGTTCCTTCAAAGGCAACACCCCCGCAGGCAAGTTCCTGATGGCTGCTGGCGTCGAGCCCAAAGACTTCAACAGTTACGGTTCTCGCCGTGGCAACGACCGCGTGATGACCCGTGGCACCTTCGCCAACATCCGCCTGAAAAACCAGCTGGCTCCCGGCACCGAAGGCGGTTTCACCACCTACTTCCCCACCGGCGAAGTCACCACCGTTTACGAGGCCTCCGAGAAGTACAAAGCCTCTGGCACCCCCCTCGTGGTGGTGGCTGGCAAAGACTACGGCATGGGTTCCAGCCGTGACTGGGCCGCCAAAGGCACCTTCCTGCTGGGCGTGAAAGCCGTGATCGCCGAGTCCTTCGAGCGCATCCACCGCAGCAACCTGGTGGGCATGGGCGTGCTGCCCCTGCAATTCAAGTCCGGCGAAAACGCCGAGTCCATGGGCATTCAGGGCGACGAGATCTTCGATTTCGACATCCCCGAGGACCTGAAGCCCCGTCAGGACATCAAAGTGCGCCTGACCGACAAAGAAGGCAACAAGCGCGAGATCATCGTGACCTGCCGCATCGACACCCCTGTGGAAATCGACTACTACCGCAACGGTGGCATCCTGCAAACCGTGCTGCGTCAGTTGCTCAAGTCTGGCGTTCAGGCTTAA
- a CDS encoding glycoside hydrolase family 16 protein has translation MTDQRPSSDVPEKQGHQLEFSDDFDQGTLDSSKWLAVYLPQWSSAALSRPQYRFQESSLFLQITKDQKPWNPEFNGDIRVSNLQTGCFSGPLGSKEGQHRFAKGLTVKEAQSPVQLYTPQYGFFEVRMKAVPIPGYLAALWMIGFESHPEQSAEICICEIFGTGMTENTAEVGYGVHPFSDPHITDEFYVDTLPINAAEFHTYAIDWTPTHIDFFVDGVKIRTIHQSPNYPMQFMLNLYELPHQINEHSRADLWPKEMEVDFMRGWRKIQ, from the coding sequence ATGACCGACCAGAGGCCCTCCTCAGATGTGCCAGAAAAGCAGGGACACCAGCTTGAATTTTCAGATGACTTCGATCAGGGCACGCTGGACTCCAGCAAATGGCTTGCTGTTTACCTGCCTCAGTGGAGTTCAGCAGCACTTTCCAGACCGCAGTACCGCTTTCAGGAAAGCAGTCTGTTTTTACAAATCACCAAGGACCAGAAGCCGTGGAACCCCGAGTTCAACGGAGACATCCGCGTGTCCAACCTGCAAACCGGATGCTTCTCTGGTCCCCTTGGAAGCAAAGAGGGCCAGCACCGTTTTGCCAAAGGTCTGACCGTCAAAGAGGCCCAGAGCCCAGTGCAGCTTTACACCCCCCAGTACGGCTTTTTCGAGGTGCGCATGAAAGCCGTGCCGATTCCCGGTTACCTTGCTGCCCTCTGGATGATTGGTTTTGAGTCCCACCCAGAGCAGTCTGCAGAAATCTGCATCTGCGAAATCTTCGGCACAGGCATGACCGAAAACACCGCAGAGGTAGGGTATGGGGTGCATCCTTTCTCAGACCCCCACATCACCGATGAATTTTACGTGGACACCCTGCCCATCAATGCTGCAGAATTCCACACCTACGCCATCGACTGGACCCCCACCCACATTGATTTCTTTGTGGATGGTGTCAAGATCCGCACCATCCACCAGTCACCCAATTACCCCATGCAGTTCATGCTGAACCTCTATGAATTGCCCCACCAGATCAATGAACATTCCAGAGCGGACCTCTGGCCGAAAGAGATGGAAGTGGATTTTATGCGGGGCTGGAGAAAAATTCAATGA